In Salarias fasciatus chromosome 2, fSalaFa1.1, whole genome shotgun sequence, one genomic interval encodes:
- the LOC115404535 gene encoding sodium/hydrogen exchanger 2-like has translation MAALWTLPLLSAHLSGCLALTPSEEPPQPHSLSPSLGGNSSDSGLSVDQPMALRVFSVDYHHVQAPFEIVLWIMLASLAKLGFHWSGRVPAVVPESCVLIMVGLLVGGVIYGVRHSAPPTLSADAFFLFLLPPIVLDAGYFLPGRLFFENLGTILWYAVLGTLWNVLGIGLSLYGVCLLAPGSLGDVSLLHCLLFGSLIAAVDPVAVLSVFQEMHVNDQLHILVFGESLLNDAVTVVLYKLFESFLRLPSVSGLDVLLGGCRVVVVGLGGLFVGLFFGLLAALTSRFTSKAQVIAPLFVFLYSYLSYLTSEMLHLSGIMAIVTCAVTMKQYVEANVSERSNTSIQYFLKMWSSVSETLIFIFLGVSTIQDVHMWSWPFVGSTLLLCLLWRATGVLLLTAVVNKLRRNSVTFRDQFIIAYGGLRGAICFSLVFLIDDFPKKRLFITTTIVVILFTVFVQGMTIKPLVELLDVKRKKRAQPTVSEEIHSRLIDHLLAGIEDVVGYWGQHYWKDKFEQFNKKYLRRFLIREDHQARSSILRVYQELERREQRADEEATPIVDPRSHSRPLLPEEMDSIRRILSRNLHNFNNKQTPAYSRHTLHQDATGARTRRPLHGHHSLGDRRTYNTITHWPQVEDEEFSDPHRGRVGLSRSHTVCSASPRSVLPVSAQTGGQDPNGEEEDQQSPVERVPRKHLSFVLENEKQQ, from the exons ATGGCCGCTCTGTGGACGCTCCCTCTGCTGTCGGCACATCTGTCGGGATGTTTGGCCCTCACTCCTTCAGAGGAGCCCCCGCAGCCCCACAGCCTGTCCCCCTCGCTGGGGGGGAACAGCAGCGACTCCGGCCTGTCTGTGGACCAGCCCATGGCTCTGAGGGTGTTCAGTGTGGACTACCACCACGTGCAGGCTCCCTTTGAAATCGTGCTGTGGATCATGCTGGCCTCACTGGCCAAGCTGG GGTTTCACTGGTCGGGCCGGGTGCCAGCCGTTGTCCCGGAGAGCTGCGTCCTCATCATGGTGGGCCTGCTGGTCGGAGGAGTGATCTACGGGGTCCGCCACTCCGCTCCCCCAACGCTCAGCGCCGACgccttcttcctctttctgctgcCTCCCATCGTGTTGGATGCGGGGTATTTCCTGCCGGGGAGGCTGTTCTTTGAAAACCTCGGCACCATTCTGTG GTACGCGGTGCTGGGAACGCTGTGGAACGTGCTGGGCATCGGCCTGTCCCTGTACGGGGTCTGCCTGCTGGCCCCCGGCTCCCTGGGCGACGTCTCCCTGCTGCACTGCCTGCTCTTCGGCTCTCTGATCGCCGCCGTCGACCCCGTGGCCGTGCTGTCCGTCTTCCAGGAGATGCACGTCAACGATCAGCTGCACATCCTGGTGTTTGGAGAGTCGCTGCTCAACGACGCAGTGACTGTG GTGCTGTACAAGCTGTTTGAGTCCTTCCTCCGCCTGCCGTCCGTGTCGGGGCTGGACGTGCTGCTGGGCGGCTGccgggtggtggtggtgggcctGGGAGGCCTGTTCGTCGGCCTCTTCTTCGGCCTGCTGGCCGCCCTCACCTCACGCTTCACCTCCAAAGCTCAGGTCATCGCCCCGCTGTTCGTCTTCCTCTACTCCTACCTGTCCTACCTGACCTCAGAAATGCTTCACCTCTCCGGCATCATGGC catcGTGACCTGCGCCGTGACCATGAAGCAGTACGTGGAAGCGAACGTGTCCGAGCGCAGCAACACCAGCATCCAGTACTTCCTGAAGATGTGGAGCAGCGTGAGTGAAACGctcatcttcatcttcctgGGCGTTTCCACCATCCAGGACGTCCACATGTGGAGCTGGCCCTTCGTGGgctccactctgctgctctgcctgctcTGGAGGGCAACAG GCGTTCTCCTGCTGACAGCCGTGGTCAACAAGCTGCGCAGGAACAGCGTGACCTTCAGAGACCAGTTCATCATCGCATACGGAGGCCTGAGGGGAGCGATCTGTTTCTCCCTGGTCTTCCTCATCGACGACTTCCCCAAGAAAAGACTTTTCATCACCACCACTATCGTGGTCATCCTCTTCACCGTGTTCGTCCAG GGGATGACCATCAAGCCTCTGGTGGAGCTTCTGGatgtgaagaggaagaagagagctCAGCCGACCGTCAGCGAGGAGATCCACAGCAGG CTCATCGATCACCTGCTTGCAGGAATCGAGGACGTGGTCGGCTACTGGGGGCAGCACTACTGGAAGGACAA gTTTGAGCAGTTCAACAAGAAGTACCTCCGCCGGTTCCTGATCCGTGAGGACCACCAGGCCCGCTCCAGCATCCTCAGAGTGtaccaggagctggagaggagggagcagagggcAGACGAGGAGGCGACACCCAT AGTGGATCCTCGGTCCCACAGCCGTCCCCTCCTGCCAGAGGAAATGGACAGCATAAGACGCATCCTCTCCAGAAACCTCCACAACTTCAACAACAAG CAGACACCGGCTTACAGCAGACACACCCTGCACCAGGACGCCACCGGGGCCCGGACGAGGAGGCCGCTGCACGGCCACCACAGTCTGGGAGACAGACGCACGTATAACACCATCACACACTGGCCTCAG GTGGAGGACGAAGAGTTCAGCGACCCACACAGAGGGAGGGTCGGACTCAGCAGATCTCATACAG TGTGCTCCGCCAGTCCCAGGTCGGTCCTCCCGGTCTCAGCccagacagggggacaggatcCTAATGGTGAAGAAGAAGACCAGCAATCACCTGTGGAGAGAGTCCCCAGGAAACACCTCAGCTTTGTGTTGGAGAACgagaagcagcagtga
- the LOC115403395 gene encoding transmembrane protein 182-like, with product MRVGAAALAGGVFGVIGTLCFFLAFGTDYWLLASDNCGPYTWPTETTTAVGNGTNATEIPPAEAVSEAPPGLILHHEGFFWRCVFQVEPSTHALLATLLVNQPDSKVCIHGYLFPLPVALGQVPHPNYDATAVFRGFWTVLVILGLASALAGGFLLVCGVPFISHKLYRLGGALLITAACLFLLVLLLYVLWMEVVDVKRYVLQERGDTCPGAQVSVLYGLSFMAAAAGVPLELVSGLVFLLAGRALRGSK from the exons ATGAGGGTGGGAGCCGCAGCCTTGGCAGGGGGGGTTTTCGGGGTGATTGGGACCCTGTGCTTCTTCCTGGCCTTCGGGACAGACTACTGGCTTCTGGCCAGTGACAACTGTGGACCATATACATGGCCGACGGAAACAACGACTGCAGTGGGAAACGGAACCAACGCGACTGAG ATCCCGCCGGCGGAGGCCGTCAGCGAGGCCCCCCCGGGCCTCATCCTGCACCACGAGGGCTTCTTCTGGCGCTGTGTGTTCCAGGTGGAGCCCTCCACCCACGCGCTCCTGGCCACGCTCCTCG TAAACCAGCCAGACTCCAAAGTGTGTATCCATGGTTACCTCTTCCCGCTTCCTGTTGCACTGGGACAAGTCCCTCATCCAAATTATGATGCTACAGCAG TGTTTCGGGGTTTCTGGACCGTGCTGGTGATCCTGGGCTTGGCCTCGGCTCTGGCTGGAGGCTTCCTCCTGGTCTGCGGCGTCCCCTTCATCAGCCACAAGCTCTACAGGCTGGGCGGGGCCCTCCTCATCACGGCTG cctgcctgttcctgctggtgcTCCTGCTCTACGTCCTGTGGATGGAGGTGGTGGACGTGAAGCGCTACGTCCTGCAGGAGCGGGGCGACACGTGTCCGGGCGCCCAGGTGTCGGTGCTCTACGGCCTGTCCttcatggcggcggcggccggcgtgCCGCTGGAGCTCGTCTCCGGCCTGGTGTTCCTGCTGGCTGGGCGAGCGCTGCGTGGCAGCAAGTGA